A genome region from Pygocentrus nattereri isolate fPygNat1 chromosome 6, fPygNat1.pri, whole genome shotgun sequence includes the following:
- the fzd7a gene encoding frizzled-7a — translation MPAPCARTIGLLLFASCLLCSQPSGAQYHGEKGISVPEHGFCQPISIPLCTDIAYNQTIMPNLLGHTNQEDAGLEVHQFYPLVKVQCSADLKFFLCSMYAPVCTVLEQAIPPCRSLCERARHGCEALMNKFGFQWPERLRCENFPVHGAGEICVGQNTSEAAGGAAGATSEPTGYGREPLTLPPGGGASGKSSPHFTCPLQLRVPSYLNYHFMGEKDCGAPCEPTKPNGLMYFREEEVKFGRLWVGIWSVLCCASTLFTVLTYLVDMRRFRYPERPIIFLSGCYFMVAVAYAAGFFLEDRVVCIDRFSDDGYRTVAQGTKKEGCTILFMILYFFGMASSIWWVVLSLTWFLSAGMKWGHEAIEANAQYFHLAAWAVPAVKTITILALGQVDGDVLAGVCYVGVHSVDALRGFVLAPLFVYLFLGTSFLLAGFVSLFRIRTIMKHDGTKTEKLEKLMVRIGVFSVLYTVPATVVIACYFYEQAFRAQWERTWHMHTCKRFAVPCPAGDFAPVTPDFTVFMIKYLMTMIVGITSGFWIWSGKTLQSWRRFYKRLSNSNQGETTV, via the coding sequence ATGCCGGCCCCCTGTGCTCGGACTATCGGCCTCCTGCTCTTCGCTTCGTGCCTGCTGTGCTCCCAGCCGAGCGGCGCTCAGTATCACGGCGAGAAGGGCATCTCGGTGCCCGAGCACGGCTTCTGCCAGCCCATCTCCATCCCGCTGTGCACGGACATCGCGTACAACCAGACCATCATGCCCAACCTGCTGGGCCACACGAACCAGGAGGACGCCGGGCTGGAGGTGCACCAGTTCTACCCGCTGGTGAAGGTGCAGTGCTCGGCCGACCTCAAGTTCTTCCTGTGCTCCATGTACGCGCCCGTGTGCACGGTGCTGGAGCAGGCCATCCCGCCGTGCCGCTCCTTGTGCGAACGCGCTCGCCACGGCTGCGAGGCGCTGATGAACAAGTTCGGCTTCCAGTGGCCCGAGCGCCTGCGCTGCGAGAACTTCCCCGTGCACGGCGCCGGGGAGATCTGTGTGGGCCAGAACACGTCGGAGGCGGCCGGCGGGGCAGCCGGAGCAACGTCCGAGCCCACGGGCTACGGGCGCGAGCCGCTCACGCTGCCCCCGGGCGGCGGCGCCAGCGGGAAGTCGAGTCCGCACTTCACGTGCCCGCTGCAGCTGCGGGTGCCCAGCTACCTCAACTACCACTTCATGGGCGAGAAGGACTGCGGCGCGCCGTGCGAGCCCACCAAGCCCAACGGCCTGATGTACTTCAGGGAGGAGGAGGTGAAGTTCGGCCGCCTGTGGGTGGGCATCTGGTCGGTCTTGTGCTGCGCGAGCACGCTCTTCACCGTGCTCACGTACCTGGTGGACATGCGGCGCTTCCGTTACCCCGAGCGGCCCATCATCTTCCTCTCGGGCTGCTACTTCATGGTGGCCGTGGCGTACGCGGCCGGCTTCTTCCTCGAGGACCGCGTCGTGTGCATCGACCGCTTCAGCGACGACGGCTACCGCACGGTGGCGCAGGGCACGAAGAAGGAGGGCTGCACCATCCTCTTCATGATCCTCTACTTCTTCGGCATGGCCAGCTCCATCTGGTGGGTCGTGCTCTCCCTCACGTGGTTCCTCTCCGCCGGCATGAAGTGGGGCCACGAGGCCATCGAGGCCAACGCGCAGTACTTCCACCTGGCCGCGTGGGCCGTGCCCGCCGTCAAGACCATCACCATCCTCGCGTTGGGCCAGGTGGACGGCGACGTGCTGGCCGGTGTGTGTTACGTGGGCGTGCACAGCGTGGACGCGCTGCGCGGCTTTGTACTGGCGCCGCTCTTCGTCTACCTCTTCCTGGGCACGTCGTTCCTGCTGGCGGGCTTCGTTTCGCTTTTCCGCATTCGCACCATCATGAAGCACGACGGCACCAAGACcgagaagctggagaagctCATGGTGCGCATCGGCGTCTTCAGCGTGCTCTACACGGTCCCGGCCACTGTGGTCATCGCCTGCTACTTCTATGAGCAGGCGTTCCGCGCGCAGTGGGAGCGCACGTGGCACATGCACACTTGCAAGCGCTTCGCCGTGCCCTGTCCCGCGGGAGACTTCGCTCCGGTCACGCCGGACTTCACCGTCTTCATGATCAAGTATCTGATGACCATGATCGTGGGCATCACCTCGGGCTTCTGGATTTGGTCCGGCAAGACGCTGCAGTCGTGGCGCAGGTTTTACAAAaggctcagtaacagtaaccaGGGCGAGACGACTGTATGA